The Raphanus sativus cultivar WK10039 chromosome 6, ASM80110v3, whole genome shotgun sequence sequence TACTAGGGTTGGGCAAATAAACAGAACCCAAAAATCTGAATCGAATCtgatccgataaaaatgaatccgaactAATCCGAACCCGatataaataccgaatggatcttgttttttggtatttcgggttatggatattatccgaaccgaacccgaatctaaatggatatccgatagaacccgaaacattcaaaaccctagaaagattttataccaaacatgatctcaattcctaatatgtactcaaaatacattaagatatattgaacatctaaaatacTTATGTATTACATAAACTAGAGTCtatctccgcgctacgcgcggaaaaatgtgttgatattttatttatcgaTCGtgtatttcaatatttttgtttgtaatcggagttttgtatttttaaaacaatggaAAAGTTGGTAAACATCaattgtttaaaaacaaaaagaatagtTTATGTAATAAACTTGATTTTCTAATTGTACGTGCTATTGGAATTATTTAGAGGTATTTTAATCCGGTAAAACCAATCTACTAAAATTGAACCAAACCGAGCTAGAGAAAGTGGATTAAATACGGCGATACCGAATATACCAAACATACAGTATATCCCTTTTTAGAAATTAGGATATATAGATATGCTTTGGTATTTAAACTGTTCAAACTGAAAccaatcaattaaaatataatagcatAAGtacatgtaaattatataatataattaatagtatatacttgatttattttgttgatatgaacctcatatttaaatgtttatttcattagttttaaTTGATTGGTTTATCGCTCTTTGATAATCTGCAGGATTCtgattgatttattttgttgatTATCGCTCTTTGATAATCTGCAGGATTCTGATTCAAAAAACCTGAGAAGTAACTCTCTGCCTCAGCTTTAATCTCCTCATGCTTCGTTAACCTTACACCCGTAGAAAACCTGATTTCTCGAATCATATTCCGAGCTTTGCAAGTACgaatagagtttttttttagcACGAATAGAAAGTTATTAAACTGATATATTCAATATTAACCGctggttatatattttaatttttaatttctttaaaaaaattgtattattatGTCAATTAAATTGTTTGAGTTTTTATTCAGTTTAATAAGCTGTTTTGAACttctattaatttattatttggaatatgattttttttcttgacataATGGAAGCCTAAGAGAATAGaagaaagttttaaaataaaaatgtcaaaaagtgaacagaaaaaggaagaaaatttCAAATTGAGTTGGTGTCATAAGGTAACCAACCCAGCATGTAATTATTCACACTTGGTCCAGCTCCCATTCCATGATCGTGCTGCCCCTGATACCTGCTCCATCGTCACATAACCATTTAAGATGCTAAAAGAATGTTTATATGTACACAACAAAATTAAAAGGAGACCAAAATTgctgataattatatataaaagagttATTTAGTTACCCCATTTAATTTGAAGAATGGGTTCGCATTCCAAAGGCTGGAAGAAAGCTTGCTGAGAGTGTTCATGTACTTGTTGATGACGACCGTAGTCAACATGGTGATGATCTTCTGGGTTCGGTTTAAGTTGGAGAGGCATCTGATATCCATCAGCTAACTGTACACACTTGTTAGTAGACCAAACCAATACGCATTATATTGACTTATTATGAATGAGGAAGTATATAACGCCCAATGTGAAGCAACCCTTTTAGCTTCGGCCAATGTAAAATCCATGTGATGAGTGACTATGCTCTTCTGAAACTTCCCAGAAACTGCTTCTCCATCTCCTGTTTGAACTCAGGATCATCACTTCCATAATCTGTCACACAACATAAGTAAAACAGAGTAAAGATCTTTTAAAAAGAGataaactataaaaattatgtttactAAGCTCAGTCGATCACGGCACACTGAGAAGAAGTCACAAAACAGTGAAATGCTTACTCACCTTTCCAACCTAAATGTCGAGCCCTCCGCTCCCACAAAGAAGTGACCTTCCCCTCTTTGAGCAACAATGCTTGAGCTCTCTACACTTGTCAGCCTCCTTTTGGTACTGTAAAGCAACCCTTTTAGCTTCGGCCAATGTAAAATCCATATGATGAGTGACTATGCTCTTCTGAAACTTCCCAGAAACTGCTTCTCCATCTCCTGTTTGAACTCAGGATCATCACTTTCATAATCTGTCACACAACATGAGTAAAACAGAGTAAAGATCTTTTAAAAAGAGATAAACTTTGAAAACTATGTTTTCAAAGTGTTGATAATATCTCATGCTCGACTGATCAAGAAGCCCTATTAGATTCCTTAAGAAAATTAGTTATGCTAGAGAATTGGTTACTTCTCACAtgtattcagatgattccataaggttttttgattaaaaaccATCTCATTCATTCATAGAAAATACAAATGAGAAAAGAGAATTATGATTCTAAGCTCAGTCGATCTGGCCAAAAAAATACCATATGCAACAAAAATAGGGCCTAAGAATATCCTTAAATCAAATCTAGCAAAGACTTGCATTACCTCAACAGGAGCGAAGAAGCTACGCTGGAAGAAAAGTGTTCCCAAACTCAATCCCTTACACAACTCCTGGTGTGGAAAAGAACAGGAAACTAAATCAACATAGATGAACATATTTCAGTATAGACAGGATCACACAACCCTGTCGTTTAGTTTCAAACGGCGAAAATGAGTTCATACATGTTCAACATAAAAAAGGAGCTCCAGGCCAATTAAAAAGGCACCTTTCAATGTGTTTCTCGCTTCTTAGAATGAATTAACTGAAACCATATCTCAGACTGTCCTAAACCAGGAACAACATCATTGAAGAAGAGAGCCGTGGGGCCTTTCCGGTTGATTTCGCCATTTGGGTTGTTATTAATAGCTCTGAGACTTTGGTTTTCGGGACTGTGTTGAAGGGGAGAAGTTGAAATACAAAGCGAAGGGGAATTGCAGGTTGAGTCAGGGGACTTGCCGTTGGGTTCATCACCATGGCTTCAGCTTGTTGAGAGGAGGAATTAGGGGTTGATTGGAAGTTAATACAAAGCAGTTTATaaagaaggagaaagagaagagtTGAAACGAATTCATTAATGAGGGATTGAAGAGCATGATTGATTGATAGCAGAGGAGGTTTGGTAACAGAAATTAAAAGGAAACGGAGACGACAATTGTAGAGAGGTACGATAATGAAAATGGATGTTAGGCTTCTGAAGATGTCTTAAACTGGGCCATCCATATACTGTCGAGTCCACATGCAAAAATCTACAATTTTTAGAATGGGCTAATTAAATCTGACATGGCGGAAAGGAATGTTCtaattggttgatttaattaaatgaCGTGGACATCCTCTCTATTGAGTATATTtcccttttagtatagtatatattGATGTTGGTGGTTCCATTACATGAAGGTTGATGGTTAAAGGTGGatgttgaattttgaaatatttggaAAGTCGTGGTTTTCATTTTATGATTCATTCATTTggtttttttatcaataaatatgttctcctttcgtttgattttgaatgatcatggttgatgtttgtttcttattttaaatcgattttatttatattttaattacaaaaaggTACAAATTGGGTATTTGAAACTAAAACAAactaattttacttatattttggttacaaaGTAGGTACAAATGAGATATTTTTAAATCGAAGAACCGATTgggatccgaacccgaaaatacATTGGattgtaccggttctttgaagatttactaaccccgacccgaacccaATAGAACCCGAACCGGTTCCGAACCAAACTTTCAAAcaatccgaatggggctgattttgataaatccaAAAGACCGAAATCTGATTGGctaaaaccgaaacccgattgggaccCGAATGCCCACGCCATTGTATACCAtgttttgatcttcttcttcttcgatacGATGTGATCCCTCCCGCCAACACAAAACTCTTTAATCCATTCTTATCGCCGGAACATTTGGAAGCGTCGTagagatattttatttatgaaggGACGAGATTGATGATGCTTTGTGGTTCTTTGCGAAATCGAATACAGCCTTGGCTTCGCGACTATGTTAAACTCCAATCTCTCGCCCTCATCCTCATCTACGCTCaggtcctctctctctcttttcaaaatctgttttgaTTGGGTCTTAGGGGTTCGAGATTGTTTATCCAGATAGGTTGCGCCCTGATTGGATCACTAGGCGCCTTATACAATGGAGTTTTACTGATAAACTTGGTGATTGCGTTGTTTGCGCTTGTGGCAATCGAAAGCAATAGCCAAAGTCTCGGCCGCACCTACGCTGTTCTCCTCTTCTCTGCTCTTCTTCTCGATATCTCATGGTTCATCCTCTTCACCCAACAGATTTGGTATTTATTCCTCTGCTTTAACACCTCTTTGGAGAcattattattgttttgttttgtttcattatcATATGCCTTTGTTTGGATGAAGCAGGAGCATTTCAGCTGATGAGACGTATGGCACCTTGTTCGTGTTTTCAGTGAAGCTCACCATGGCTATGGAGATGATTGGCTTCTTTCTTAggctctcttcctctctcttgtGGTTTCAGATTTATAGGCTTGGTGCTTCTATTGTCCACACTTCACTTCCCCCTGATTCTGATTTGCGGAGCAGTTTCTTGAACCCGCCAACTCCTGCTATTATAGGCGACGctgctgaagaagaagagatcatGGGTGGTTCTATCTACGACCCTGCCTACTACGCCTCTCTTTTTGAAGAGGGCCTATCTAATATGAGTTCACCCACCGCTACACAGGTGACTCTTGTTTTATCTACACTAGTCAGCTTTCTCATGCCTGATTACTCAGATTAAGCAGTCCATCTTGAAAGAGTGTCCTGTTTCTTGTTCTCAACGGTCTTAGCTGTGGTGGATTACTTAAGCTAGATGATTCTTCTCTTCCTTTCTCCTTCTATCTATGGTAGatgcaaataaaaaacaagagCGATTAGTGATAATAACTTCCTGTTTTGGGATATacataacacacacacacacacactacaTAGTGATAGTAATGGGAAGTTTCAGCTAACATCATTGAACAAGTTACTCAGtcaatccaatttttttttttatatatgtgtcttTCGTAGGTGGATCATTATACAGCTGAGAACAATGGATCACCATCTGCAGAAGAAGCCTCTCAGATTAAGTCCCCCACATCCAGATCATTGCATGCAATTGATGTTAGTCTCCCAATCAACATTTCTTTGGTTCATGCTCTTGTTTCTGTTGCCTTCACGTCTCTCTTTATCACATATATAAAGACAATTCTCGTTTCTATTCTGTGTAGGAAGAGAAAGGTTTGAAGCAACCGCCGGGGATGTCTTCATTATGAGCATATGGTGCTATCTTAGTAAATTCTAAACAAAGAAGTGTCTACTCTGCATTAGctgaggtttagggtttaaagcaAACGCGCAAGTGAGAGTATTATGAAATAATCTCCATGTTCTTACAAAGAACAAGAGGACTATATACCACCCTGCCTTCCAGAAGATGAGATTCTGTATGTTTGACGACAAGTAAGCGCGGTTCTACTTTGCTTTTTTgttcattatttattttgtatgaaaacatttatttatttgggGATACGTGGTTAGAATAGAGTAGGAATCTACCTGATGATTCTTTCCGGGTTTATCTTTTGTGTGTAAATGGAgatacttttctttttgtttgggtTTCAATGGAGAGAGTATAAAGATTGGGGCGTTGATATGTTTTGTCCTTTTGTGTGTTGATATGAGTTTAGAAGGAGATGACCTtgagaacagaaaaaaaaatacttataataAACTAGTCGAATCTTCTGGATTGCTCATACGCGTGAAGATTGTAGTTGCATGTTGCAGAGGCATGATATGAGAGATGTTTCGAAACCGGTTAATATGGGAAATGGGGATGGTAGATGAGGTTTGGAGACTTGGGAGTTTGCTCCAACTTTTAAACTGGAACTTTGCCATTGTTCGGATTTTCTACAACACTCTAATCTCATCGTGTAAGCCAAGCCCATAGAATTAAATATATGAAGAAAAAGCCCACGAGAAAGTGTAGCTAAAAAAAAAGCCTATTAAATAAACCCAAAAAAGTCATAAATGTCGGTATCAGGAGAGACAAGCGAGAAACCCAGAAGGATCTGGAATCACCACTCCTCCACACAAAACTTTTAAaccctctttctctctctcttttccttccttcaaagtttcaaaataatcaGAAATTGCTCGTATTTTTATTTCGTCCGTGAGAAAAAAGGTGCTTCTCTACTTCCTTTCTTGCATTTATCGTTTTATTGTTGGTGGGGTTTGAGTTAGGTTGGTTCGTATTTGGTCAATTTTAATCGCCATCACTAGTCTGGTTGTTCGTCCTCTTTGTGAATAAGCACCAGCAGATTCTTCGAACATTCAAAACCTCGCTTTCGGTTCTCTTCAAAGCTTTGAAGTAGTTTCTCCTTTTCTGACTAGTAATTTTTCTACTCGTTAAAGAGAGATTTTTTTTGGATAATTCGTGAGTTTGAGTATTGTTTTCTTACCTTAGACTTTGTTCTAGGGTCAGTGTTTCTTCTCCGTCATGGAAAACcctttaatgatttttttaattgttaaaaGCTGAGTGTTGGTTATGACATGAATATGAACAGGAATAGGGGCATGGAAGAAGAAGCAAACGCAACGAGATATTGGTGCCACATGTGTTCCCAAACCGTGAACGCGGTGGTGATGGAAGAGGAGATCAAATGCACCCTCTGTCGAAGCGGCTTTATTGAAGAGATGGATGAGGATCATCACCACTCTTCTTCAGATGGCAATGATCGGAGGAGAGCAACAAACAACGCTTCAATCTTGGCTCCCATCTTAATGGAAATGATCAACaactcttcgtcttcttctgcTACAAGGAACCTTAGTGCTGAGACTCTGAACGAAATAATccgaaacaacaacaacagaccACGCTCTGTTTCCGTTGTGCAACTTCTTCATGGAGTAAGACCACTTGAACCTGAGAGTAGCGatgataacaacaacaacaacaacaacaacgatgGGGcggatggagagagagagagaggacgcATGATCTTCATCGATCCGCATCGTCAGTTCATCGCCATCCCGAGCTCTCTCGTTAGGGATTCCATCCCTGCTGGTTCTTCTCTGAGCGACTATTTCATCGGTCCTGGATTCGAAGCCCTGCTTCAGCGCTTGGCGGAGAATGATCCCAACAGATACGGAACTCCTCCAGCTCGTAAAGAAGATGTTGAGTCTTTGGCTACTGTCAGAATCGAGGATCCTTGTCTGCAGTGTTCTGTGTGTTTGGATGATTTCGAGGTTGGGATCGAGGCTAAACAGATGCCATGTAAGCATAGCTTCCATGCTGACTGCTTGCTCCCGTGGCTTGAGCTTCACAGTTCATGCCCTGTTTGTAGGTATCAGTTACCTACCGCAGATGAGACTAATAAGACTACCGGTGAAGAAACAAATGACAACAGTGAAGTTAGTGAGTCCTCTGCTACAGGCAGTAGCCAGGGAACTGAGAACAGCGATGCAAACAGTCacgaaggagaagaggagaacgATGATGGTAATAGGAACGCATTCTCGATCCCATGGCCGTTTAGCAGCTTCATCTCGTCCTTGTTCTCTCAAGACAGGAATTCATCAAATTGAAAATGATACCTGAGGCAACATTAGACTTTTTACTCTATGGTCATGAGACCACGgttcatcttttttttgtgtgtctGTACATACAGCTTCTCGGATTTGGTTGAACGCTAGGTACTCGTTGAACAACAAAAGTATGCTTTGAACAGTTGTTGCTCTTTGATTTTAAGAAACAGTGCAGTATCTTGTTTAGTCAACAATCGCATTCACATGAAATAGTTTCCGTTTACGCGTGAAGACTAGTAGTAGTTTTAGAAATTCGTAAAGAGCTGTgtgtaaaaataacaaaaggTGCGGCTTTAACGAACTTTATGTTTTAAGAACCAAATGTTTCATCAAGATCTCTTTCTCTATATAAGTGTACTATAATACTATCTCTCTCAGAGTAATCTTAACCAAAAGAATAAACAAGTAAAGAGATGAATCCTCAGGTTTTATCATTAGTCGCTTTGATTCTTCTGTTACTCTCTGCGGTCAACAACACAATAATGGCCCGAACATTGCCGAGTAAGTGTCTGTTTTCTCTGTAAATGGGTATCTAGGCTACCTTCTTGGCTTCTaacctaatattttttttcattcgtAAACAGAATTTATATTCAATTCTCTTATCTCATTTCTTTTTGTACAATTACCAAGGGGAAGGAGTAGCAGCAAGTATAAAAATTGGTGTCTCAAGAAGTATATCGCCGCCAACTCGCAAAAAGGGACCTGGAGCTCCTGGAAAACAAAATCGTTGATCTCATAGTTAAATATTAtcgccgacaaaaaaaaaaaagttaaatattatcATAGACTCATAGTTATATTTTATGGTGTAAAATTGTGTTATTACATAAACCAGGCTATAGTTTTATCAATCGTTTAATCTCCGATGTtcatgttatcttttttttttttttttcggccattttacagactcatgtggactctgtaaaccaaactgggtGCTCTGTATCCATATGGACAGTAAACGACGTTTGTTGCCTCACACTGCGTGCTAAGCTATCCGCCTTTTTGTTCTGCGTCCGTGGTATATGGATAATCTCTGAGCTGTTGAAACTTCTCTTCAGACTCTTGATGTCTTCTAAGTAACTCGCAAACGccggccattcttctggttccgaaaccatcttcaccaattgagaacaatccgttgcaaatgtaACGTTATATTGCCGTAAATTCCTCATGCACTCCATCGCCCAAATAAGGGCTTCAACTTCGGCATGTAATGGAGATTGACTAGCCCTCGTATTCCTAGCTCCCAGTAAACCTTCATAACCCTCCAAAGTACTGTACCATCCGTGTCCTGAAAAAGTATCCTCtgctttccatgatccatccgtgAAGCACCATCGTCCCGCTCTAGTCGGTAGTACTGCTCCAGTCGTTTCTGTAACCTGATTCTGGGGCTGAGCAATCTCCTGTTGAGCTTCCTTCCAGAGCAAAGATTCAGTCATAGCTCGGCGGAGAGTCTCTTGTGGGTCCGTGTCCAAATTACTAAATACCTTACTATTCCGTCCTTTCCATAAATACCAAAGTATCCACGCATAATGGTGCTCCTCTAATGTTGGTTTAAccctccaaaataaataatccatattcACAAATAAAGATTGTCCTGGAAAGTGATCTGGATGCGTTGGGATCGTTGATAGTGCCCACACCTGGATTGCCGGTGGGCattcaaagaaaacatgatttataGACTCTTCTTCTGCTCCACATCTGTCACATCGTATATCTCCTTTAATACCCCTTGCCTTTAGACTTTTCTTCACTGCAATACATCCCGATAAAACTTGCCATAGAAAGTGCTTCATCTTGGGCGGACAGCGCACTTTCCAACAATTAGCTTTAAGAGCAGTTACCGTTGGTCCGAATTCTACCGTCCCTCTTTCTATATCAGGATATGTTCGCTCCACTTGGTATCCTGATTTTACCGTATATTTGCCATTTTTTGTAAAGTGCCAGCCATCTCGATCATTATTTGGTATCCTACTTAAAGGTATACTCTCTACAATTTTAACATCCTCGGGTTCCATTATCTCCTGAAGAGTATGTGATTTCCAAGTTCGCGTTGTTTCATCAATGAGGGAATCAACCATAAGATCCGGTAAgagaacattttgttttttatttgctggtctcgggcgagtggttgggagccagggaTCATGCCATACTGATATGGATGTCCctgatcccacccttttgattagtcctttgctaaccagagatctagcagagatTATACTACGCCACCCATAGGAGGACGCGTACGATCTGAtcggttccaggggtgaagcgTTCCTGAAATATCGACCTTTAAAGACACGAGCAAATAGAGTGTTTGGATTCTCTATTAATCTACATAGCTGCTTACCAAGCATAGCTGTATTAAAATCCGTAAAATCCCGAAAACCTAATCCTCCATCCTCCTTATGTACACAAACcttatcccatgatttccaATGGAGTCCTTTTGTATTCCCACTGGGACTCCACCAGAATTGTGCTACCGCACTTGTAAGCTTTTTCGCCACTGTTTTTGGTATTCTGTAACAGGACATAATATGATTGGGTAGAGCCGTTGCCACCGATTTTATTATTACCTCCTTTCCTCCTTTGGAAAAGAACCTAAAagtccatccattgatcttgttatTCAATCTTTCCTGAACGAAACGAAATACTTGTACCTTTGAGCCACCCAGACTCTCTGGGATGCCCAAATAGTTTCCCATTCCTCCTAAGTTTTGAATTCCCATGAGATCCCGGAGCGCTTGGCAAGTATCATCATCAATCGTGTGACCAAATTGAATTGACGATTTTTGGAAGTTAATCTGCTGACCCGAAACTATTTCGTATTCTTTAAGAATGTCCAAAATAGTCTCGCACTCCTCCTTCTGTGCTTTACAGAAGAAAATACTATCATCTGCGAAAAGCAAATGAGATATTGGGGGACATGCCCTCGCCACTTTGATTCCCGTTAGTCGTTTTTCGTACTCAGCCTTCTTGATATTGGCTATTAAGGCCTCAGTGCACATGATAAACAAATATGGGGATAACGGGTCCCCTTGACGTAAACCTCTATTTGGAATAATTTGTCCTCGTGGTTGTCCATTTACTAAAACTCTGTATTGCACCGAAGATATACATTCCATCATCAACTGAATCCAATGGGAATCAAACCCCATCTTCCGAAGTAAGGCCTGGA is a genomic window containing:
- the LOC108812908 gene encoding uncharacterized protein LOC108812908 isoform X1; its protein translation is MMLCGSLRNRIQPWLRDYVKLQSLALILIYAQIGCALIGSLGALYNGVLLINLVIALFALVAIESNSQSLGRTYAVLLFSALLLDISWFILFTQQICRSISADETYGTLFVFSVKLTMAMEMIGFFLRLSSSLLWFQIYRLGASIVHTSLPPDSDLRSSFLNPPTPAIIGDAAEEEEIMGGSIYDPAYYASLFEEGLSNMSSPTATQVDHYTAENNGSPSAEEASQIKSPTSRSLHAIDEEKGLKQPPGMSSL
- the LOC108812908 gene encoding uncharacterized protein LOC108812908 isoform X2, which produces MMLCGSLRNRIQPWLRDYVKLQSLALILIYAQIGCALIGSLGALYNGVLLINLVIALFALVAIESNSQSLGRTYAVLLFSALLLDISWFILFTQQIWSISADETYGTLFVFSVKLTMAMEMIGFFLRLSSSLLWFQIYRLGASIVHTSLPPDSDLRSSFLNPPTPAIIGDAAEEEEIMGGSIYDPAYYASLFEEGLSNMSSPTATQVDHYTAENNGSPSAEEASQIKSPTSRSLHAIDEEKGLKQPPGMSSL
- the LOC108812907 gene encoding E3 ubiquitin-protein ligase SIRP1 gives rise to the protein MEEEANATRYWCHMCSQTVNAVVMEEEIKCTLCRSGFIEEMDEDHHHSSSDGNDRRRATNNASILAPILMEMINNSSSSSATRNLSAETLNEIIRNNNNRPRSVSVVQLLHGVRPLEPESSDDNNNNNNNNDGADGERERGRMIFIDPHRQFIAIPSSLVRDSIPAGSSLSDYFIGPGFEALLQRLAENDPNRYGTPPARKEDVESLATVRIEDPCLQCSVCLDDFEVGIEAKQMPCKHSFHADCLLPWLELHSSCPVCRYQLPTADETNKTTGEETNDNSEVSESSATGSSQGTENSDANSHEGEEENDDGNRNAFSIPWPFSSFISSLFSQDRNSSN